One part of the Mariniflexile litorale genome encodes these proteins:
- a CDS encoding MlaD family protein, with translation MKISKEVKTGILVVSGIVLFIFGFNYLKGKNLFVSTDVYYTEFDYNALNKSSPITVNGNVVGKIQDIIYDYQTGKTRVSFSVNAALKFSKNSVVKMYETGLMGGNGLAILINNEGKQAKPGDILPSEVELGLVTTLTKNFSGLSDNLDSTLKSTDTLMLSINRLINDNSDAGLKRTMEELNHTLKSFKKTSNSVNAVISNNDKNISEILAKFKTISADLAVLTTDLKDANVGTTVENLNNTLNKLNTILVTIDKGDGTLGKLLKEEGLYNNLEGATKEMEELLRDIKLHPKRYFRILSKKEIPYQKEETK, from the coding sequence TTGAAGATATCAAAAGAAGTTAAAACAGGCATATTAGTAGTATCGGGCATTGTCCTTTTTATTTTTGGATTTAATTACTTAAAAGGAAAAAACTTATTTGTATCAACCGATGTATATTATACAGAATTTGATTACAATGCTCTTAACAAATCCTCTCCTATAACAGTAAATGGCAATGTGGTGGGTAAAATTCAAGATATTATTTACGATTACCAAACAGGCAAAACCAGAGTATCTTTTTCGGTTAATGCAGCTCTGAAGTTTTCTAAGAATTCTGTTGTTAAAATGTATGAAACGGGATTAATGGGAGGAAACGGACTCGCCATCCTAATAAATAATGAAGGCAAACAAGCAAAACCTGGAGATATTCTACCATCTGAAGTGGAATTAGGGCTTGTTACCACACTTACGAAAAACTTTTCTGGATTAAGTGATAATTTAGATTCTACTTTGAAATCCACCGACACGCTTATGTTAAGCATTAATAGGTTGATTAATGATAATTCTGATGCTGGCTTAAAACGCACCATGGAAGAATTAAATCACACTCTAAAATCATTTAAAAAAACTTCGAATTCTGTGAATGCTGTCATTTCAAATAATGATAAAAATATTTCAGAAATACTCGCTAAGTTTAAAACAATAAGTGCCGATTTAGCGGTGCTTACAACTGATTTAAAAGATGCCAACGTAGGTACTACTGTAGAGAATTTAAATAATACATTAAACAAATTAAATACCATTTTAGTAACCATTGATAAAGGTGATGGAACATTAGGTAAGTTGCTTAAAGAAGAAGGTTTGTATAATAATCTTGAAGGTGCTACAAAAGAAATGGAAGAATTACTTCGCGATATAAAATTACATCCTAAACGTTATTTCAGGATATTATCTAAAAAAGAAATCCCATATCAAAAAGAAGAAACTAAATAA